From Mucilaginibacter rubeus, a single genomic window includes:
- a CDS encoding sulfite exporter TauE/SafE family protein, which yields MTILTFTIILLVGAYLAGLVGSLTGLGGGVVVIPLLTLVFHVDIRYAIGAALLASIANSSGAASAYVKEGITNIRLGMFLEIATTVGAVIGALLAVYTPTNTIAILFGCILLFSAAMTLRKKNQVALTEGSKTSEFLKLNGSYPTPAGPVDYKLKNVGAGFSIMTLAGILSGLLGIGSGALKVLAMDSTMHIPFKVSTTTSNFMIGVTAAASAVVYLQRGYMDPAIAFPVVLGVLGGAFTGARLLKKLDPKVLRYIFCAAIVFVAAEMMYNGFQHKF from the coding sequence ATGACCATTTTAACTTTCACCATCATACTATTGGTCGGCGCCTATCTGGCCGGCCTTGTAGGTTCATTAACCGGCCTCGGCGGCGGGGTAGTTGTTATCCCTTTGTTAACCCTGGTTTTCCATGTGGATATTCGCTACGCCATTGGCGCAGCCCTGCTGGCTTCTATCGCCAACTCATCAGGCGCAGCAAGCGCGTATGTAAAGGAAGGCATCACCAATATCCGCTTAGGCATGTTCCTGGAAATTGCTACCACCGTTGGGGCAGTCATAGGCGCTTTACTTGCTGTTTACACTCCTACTAATACTATCGCAATACTTTTTGGTTGCATCCTGCTTTTTTCGGCAGCTATGACTTTGAGAAAGAAAAATCAAGTTGCGCTTACAGAAGGGAGCAAAACATCGGAATTTTTGAAGCTTAACGGCAGTTACCCAACCCCGGCAGGGCCGGTTGACTACAAACTTAAAAATGTAGGGGCCGGATTTTCTATCATGACCTTAGCCGGTATACTTTCGGGCTTGCTGGGCATAGGCTCAGGGGCACTCAAGGTACTGGCCATGGATTCAACCATGCACATACCATTTAAAGTAAGCACTACCACAAGTAATTTCATGATTGGCGTTACTGCCGCAGCCAGCGCGGTGGTTTACCTGCAACGGGGCTATATGGACCCGGCAATCGCCTTTCCGGTTGTACTGGGCGTATTAGGAGGGGCATTTACCGGAGCCAGATTACTTAAAAAACTTGATCCGAAAGTGCTGCGCTATATTTTTTGTGCAGCTATAGTTTTTGTAGCTGCCGAAATGATGTATAACGGATTTCAACACAAATTTTAA
- a CDS encoding DUF1634 domain-containing protein — protein sequence MNANNNGKNLSDRDIELLVGRLLRTGVITASCIVLLGGILFLIQHGSAPMPSYHHFNGEDSSFTTFGGIISSTLQFNAKGIVQFGVMVLIATPVLRIALSLLGFALEKDKLYVIITTIVLCVMLFSTIGGLKL from the coding sequence ATGAACGCAAATAACAATGGCAAAAACCTGAGCGACCGCGATATTGAGCTCCTTGTAGGGCGATTGCTACGTACCGGTGTAATAACTGCAAGCTGTATAGTACTGCTCGGGGGCATCTTATTCCTCATTCAGCATGGTTCGGCACCCATGCCTTCTTATCATCACTTTAACGGCGAGGACAGCAGTTTCACCACTTTTGGTGGCATTATTTCAAGCACACTGCAGTTCAATGCAAAAGGCATTGTGCAATTTGGCGTAATGGTGCTTATTGCCACGCCGGTTTTGCGGATAGCATTGTCGCTATTAGGTTTTGCATTAGAAAAAGATAAGCTTTATGTGATTATTACCACAATAGTACTTTGCGTAATGCTATTCAGTACTATAGGTGGCTTGAAATTATAA